From Anaerohalosphaera lusitana, one genomic window encodes:
- a CDS encoding endo-1,4-beta-xylanase: protein MKFLVYRRGKAAKDFALSGVYMFGVDSIPVRTSVRIRYKDGVIDCQRKTDETVGISLLWPVDGFGKLMLSTTLLPERERPYILNVELARAKLMEITLKREDWTLLEEDETFADLMRDARHLFVEAVRNIHDEAKAASLADESLKKALVYAEKLAEKYSETFLAARFRSRGLGRHSLGCRIDPGLMGNEVYSEKLFDMFGFVTVPICWREIEKVEGHYDFSKLDQCIMGMRGKKMAVCGGPLVRFAPEYLPQWLMEGDYSFDEIRDAAFKFVTNIVGRYVKKVHAWRVVSGINALNYFGFKFDQMIEVTRALCLSAKAADKHSRRIVDVLNLWGEYYSREKDTSPPMVYADTLVQSAVSFDAFGIEMNFGSPASGMHVRDMMQISSKLDEFSMMAKPVHVCSVSVPSEYHESDELAGIWHRKWDQGLQSRWAEQFYKAALGRSFVSTVTWGDLADADGTIVPTGGLLDEKMGPKKIYKSVGKIQKLIGKKS from the coding sequence TTGAAATTTCTAGTTTACAGACGTGGTAAGGCGGCTAAAGATTTCGCGTTGAGCGGTGTTTATATGTTCGGGGTGGATTCGATACCTGTGCGGACATCGGTGCGGATCCGGTATAAGGACGGGGTGATAGACTGTCAGCGGAAGACGGACGAGACGGTTGGGATATCGCTTTTGTGGCCGGTGGACGGGTTCGGAAAGCTTATGCTTTCGACGACGCTGCTGCCTGAGCGGGAGCGCCCCTATATTCTGAACGTGGAGCTGGCGCGAGCGAAGCTGATGGAGATCACGCTGAAGCGGGAGGACTGGACGCTGCTGGAGGAGGATGAGACTTTTGCGGATCTGATGCGGGATGCGAGGCATCTGTTCGTAGAGGCGGTTCGGAACATACATGACGAGGCGAAGGCGGCGAGCCTGGCGGATGAGTCGCTGAAGAAGGCGCTGGTTTATGCGGAGAAGCTGGCGGAGAAGTATTCTGAGACGTTTCTGGCGGCGCGGTTCCGCAGCAGGGGGCTGGGCAGGCACAGTCTGGGGTGCAGGATCGATCCGGGGCTGATGGGGAACGAGGTGTACAGTGAGAAGCTTTTTGATATGTTCGGATTCGTGACGGTGCCGATATGCTGGCGTGAGATCGAGAAGGTGGAGGGGCATTACGATTTCAGTAAGCTGGATCAGTGTATAATGGGGATGCGGGGCAAGAAGATGGCTGTGTGTGGGGGGCCTTTGGTGCGATTTGCGCCGGAGTATCTGCCGCAGTGGCTGATGGAGGGGGATTACAGTTTTGATGAGATCAGGGATGCGGCGTTCAAGTTTGTTACGAATATCGTAGGGCGGTACGTGAAGAAGGTGCATGCGTGGCGTGTGGTGAGCGGGATCAATGCGCTGAACTATTTCGGGTTCAAGTTCGATCAGATGATCGAGGTGACGCGGGCGCTGTGTCTGTCGGCGAAGGCTGCGGATAAGCACAGCCGGCGGATCGTGGACGTGCTGAATTTGTGGGGTGAGTATTATTCGCGTGAGAAGGATACGTCGCCGCCGATGGTGTATGCGGATACGCTGGTGCAGAGCGCGGTGAGTTTTGACGCGTTCGGGATCGAGATGAACTTCGGGAGCCCGGCGTCGGGGATGCATGTGCGGGATATGATGCAGATATCGTCGAAGCTGGACGAGTTTTCGATGATGGCGAAGCCGGTTCATGTGTGCAGCGTGAGTGTGCCGAGCGAGTATCACGAGAGCGACGAGCTGGCGGGGATATGGCACAGGAAGTGGGATCAGGGGCTGCAGAGCAGGTGGGCGGAGCAGTTTTATAAGGCGGCGCTGGGCAGGTCGTTCGTGAGTACGGTGACGTGGGGTGATCTTGCGGATGCGGACGGGACGATCGTGCCGACGGGTGGGCTGCTGGATGAGAAGATGGGGCCGAAGAAGATTTACAAGAGTGTGGGCAAGATACAGAAGCTTATAGGCAAGAAGAGCTGA
- a CDS encoding ComEA family DNA-binding protein, translating to MEAFDEGVGSGEQRRKLLAACVVGAVLGGLFFAQCVIVAGGGTPVVEDRIDVNAADAESLVRLPGIGPSKAEAIVEYREEARKFERVEDMEDVKGIGPKTVEKLRPFLRFDENAN from the coding sequence ATGGAGGCGTTTGACGAGGGAGTTGGGAGTGGTGAGCAAAGGCGGAAGCTGCTGGCGGCGTGTGTCGTCGGGGCGGTGCTTGGCGGACTGTTTTTTGCGCAGTGCGTGATAGTTGCGGGTGGGGGGACGCCTGTTGTGGAGGACAGGATCGATGTGAATGCTGCTGATGCGGAGAGCCTGGTGAGGCTGCCGGGGATCGGACCGAGCAAGGCGGAGGCGATAGTGGAGTATCGTGAGGAGGCGAGGAAGTTTGAACGCGTGGAGGATATGGAGGATGTGAAGGGGATAGGGCCGAAGACGGTCGAGAAGCTGCGGCCGTTTTTGCGATTTGATGAGAATGCAAATTAG